One genomic window of Clostridia bacterium includes the following:
- a CDS encoding NAD(P)H-dependent oxidoreductase subunit E encodes MVVIQKEEVLAIIKQRGKAREQLLSILLEIQKASGNNYVGSGEAKLVAEELGLPLSKVYEVLTFYEMLASEPRGHYVIEICKSPPCQVVQEITVAEILEAELGIKMGETTEDQLFTLQYTYCLGACDQAPAIKIGDKIYGHLTREKIVNLIKQYRGEGR; translated from the coding sequence ATGGTGGTGATACAAAAAGAAGAAGTTTTGGCAATTATTAAACAACGTGGTAAAGCTAGGGAGCAGTTATTGTCGATTCTGTTGGAGATTCAAAAAGCTTCGGGCAATAATTATGTTGGTAGTGGAGAGGCTAAATTAGTAGCCGAAGAATTGGGGCTGCCTTTAAGTAAGGTTTATGAAGTGTTAACCTTTTATGAAATGTTAGCTAGTGAACCACGTGGTCATTATGTTATTGAGATTTGTAAAAGTCCGCCTTGTCAGGTTGTTCAGGAAATTACGGTGGCGGAAATATTAGAAGCAGAGTTGGGGATTAAAATGGGGGAAACAACGGAGGACCAGCTCTTTACTTTACAATATACTTATTGTTTGGGTGCTTGTGATCAGGCTCCTGCTATTAAAATTGGTGATAAAATTTATGGACATTTAACACGGGAAAAAATAGTAAACTTAATTAAGCAGTATCGGGGGGAAGGGCGATGA